In Dysgonomonadaceae bacterium zrk40, one genomic interval encodes:
- a CDS encoding DUF2207 domain-containing protein — MYYETAGQIGFFSDYDELSWNVNGLSEKTMDSVGAVVRLPAGAEVISSHCYTGRQGSGDSNCTTQTDEVGALVVQANNLPFNEMLTLSVGFTKGIVTQPPEQLPRTFTWFERKGLVLLSSLFLVFLFAYYIYTWRRYGVDPPKPVVIPQFSPPDGLSPASVGMLYKGHYLDDFVTASIVNLSVKGFIRIDEVVEKGGLFGLRSDKRYALARLKEADDKLPAEEQIVMRALFRKTESVTLTGKYDETIAMMMRDYHKSLKKQHGSVLSEGRNLKFHLVPWLALIAYFIVMVRFVADDLLQFTANRNALVVTLLLGLVSYLLYAWLIVRPGERKLHYRSAVEGLKMYLDVAEEKQLQFFNPPEVTPALFEQLLPYAIALDMEKVWGDKFEKAFLSSTLEPESYRPAWYGGRYVNAALFGHALNSTLSNTLSHAAMQPQSSSGGGKWSSGSFGGGFSGMGGGGGRVGGW, encoded by the coding sequence ATTTACTACGAGACAGCAGGTCAGATAGGCTTCTTTTCCGATTATGACGAGCTGAGTTGGAACGTGAACGGCTTGTCTGAAAAAACGATGGATAGTGTGGGTGCAGTAGTGCGTTTACCTGCCGGTGCGGAGGTCATTTCTTCACACTGTTATACTGGGCGCCAGGGATCGGGAGATAGCAACTGCACCACGCAGACAGACGAGGTGGGGGCACTGGTGGTACAGGCAAACAATTTACCGTTCAACGAGATGCTCACTCTCTCGGTTGGTTTCACCAAGGGTATCGTTACTCAGCCACCGGAACAACTACCCCGCACCTTTACCTGGTTTGAGAGGAAGGGTCTGGTATTGCTCAGTAGCCTCTTTCTCGTTTTTTTATTCGCCTACTATATCTACACTTGGCGCAGGTATGGGGTTGACCCCCCCAAACCGGTTGTCATTCCACAGTTCTCACCTCCCGACGGACTTTCGCCGGCCAGCGTGGGAATGCTTTACAAGGGTCATTATCTCGATGACTTTGTTACTGCTTCCATCGTGAATCTCTCGGTAAAGGGATTTATCCGCATCGATGAGGTGGTGGAAAAGGGTGGATTGTTCGGTTTACGAAGTGACAAACGATATGCATTGGCCAGACTGAAAGAAGCTGATGACAAGTTGCCGGCTGAAGAACAGATTGTGATGAGAGCTCTCTTTCGTAAAACTGAGTCGGTAACCCTCACCGGCAAATATGACGAGACAATCGCAATGATGATGAGAGACTATCACAAGAGTCTGAAAAAACAGCATGGATCAGTGCTGAGCGAAGGTCGTAATCTGAAGTTTCACCTGGTGCCCTGGCTTGCATTAATTGCCTATTTCATAGTCATGGTTAGGTTTGTGGCAGATGACCTGTTGCAATTTACCGCCAACCGGAATGCGCTTGTAGTCACCTTATTGCTTGGCCTGGTGAGTTACCTGCTCTATGCCTGGCTGATTGTACGTCCTGGAGAGAGAAAACTGCATTACCGTTCCGCTGTGGAAGGACTGAAGATGTATCTTGATGTGGCTGAAGAGAAGCAGTTGCAGTTCTTCAATCCTCCTGAGGTGACACCGGCATTGTTCGAACAGCTACTTCCTTACGCCATTGCTCTCGATATGGAGAAGGTGTGGGGTGACAAATTCGAAAAGGCTTTCCTCTCTTCTACATTGGAACCGGAATCCTATCGTCCCGCGTGGTATGGTGGCCGCTATGTGAATGCCGCTCTCTTCGGACATGCCCTTAACAGTACTCTTTCCAACACTCTGAGTCATGCTGCCATGCAGCCTCAATCCTCTTCGGGTGGTGGCAAATGGAGCAGCGGATCGTTTGGCGGCGGCTTCTCCGGGATGGGTGGAGGTGGCGGACGTGTAGGCGGTTGGTGA
- the ovoA gene encoding 5-histidylcysteine sulfoxide synthase, producing MKDLLARTIDLRTGSPEEKREEIRTYFLKTWAIDELLYTQLKGDEVFYHRGDPLRHIILFYLGHTAVFFVNKLYLAGIIDRRINPKFESTFAIGVDEMSWDDLDNNHYDWPPVSEVRAYRDEAKGVILDLIDNSALELPIDWKNSFWIIMMGIEHERIHLETSSVLIRQLPLELVRSGLFGERCPFSGDAPENELIPVSGGTMRLGKSWDHPLYGWDNEYGSLEEEVADFRAAKQLTSNGEFLTFVDAGGYETERYWTDEGWRWRNFREATMPLFWRKSEQGYRLRLVAEEIEMPWNWPVEVNYLEAKAFCNWKSEVTGKTFRLPTEAEWYRLQQVSRLDDLPEWGTAPGNIGLEHYASPCPVDLFEQGDFYDVVGNVWQWTETPITGYPGFKVHPMYDDFSTPTFDGKHNLIKGGSWISTGNEATLHARYAFRRHFYQHAGFRYIESDAPLKIQQADYITEEDVTRSCEQNWGETIAGENNFAVSLAHLAGKLLPDNPEARVLDLNTDTGRLAFELAKQFRNVTALDFTARMIRVPIQLQEQGYVRYTMKDEGELLFYRDIVLSDYGLSETREHILFMQADAMNLKPIFTGYDLIILPNLLEELSDPLHFLSEIHSRLNNGGYLLLASTYEWDPERTPRDKWPGGFKRDGEPVTSLDGIREALAPQFTLCCEPEEIVLHIKKSTRISEQRNVQVTVWKKNE from the coding sequence ATGAAAGATTTACTAGCCAGAACCATCGACTTGCGAACTGGTTCACCCGAAGAAAAAAGAGAAGAGATTCGAACCTATTTTCTAAAGACATGGGCCATCGACGAGCTACTATATACCCAATTAAAAGGTGACGAGGTGTTCTACCACCGGGGCGATCCGCTGCGTCACATCATCCTCTTCTACCTGGGCCATACTGCCGTCTTCTTTGTCAACAAGCTCTACCTGGCTGGCATCATAGATCGGCGTATCAATCCTAAGTTTGAATCAACTTTCGCCATCGGGGTGGATGAGATGAGCTGGGACGACCTGGACAACAACCATTACGACTGGCCTCCCGTATCGGAAGTGCGTGCTTATCGTGACGAAGCAAAGGGTGTGATCCTTGATCTCATTGACAACAGTGCGCTGGAGCTGCCCATTGACTGGAAGAACTCCTTTTGGATCATCATGATGGGAATCGAGCATGAGCGGATTCACCTGGAGACCTCCTCTGTGCTGATTCGTCAGCTGCCGTTAGAGCTGGTACGCTCCGGTCTGTTCGGAGAACGATGTCCATTCAGTGGCGACGCTCCAGAAAATGAGTTGATTCCCGTGTCGGGTGGGACGATGCGATTGGGTAAGTCATGGGACCATCCCCTTTACGGGTGGGACAACGAATATGGAAGCCTCGAGGAGGAGGTGGCTGATTTCAGGGCTGCAAAACAGCTCACCTCCAATGGCGAGTTTCTTACCTTTGTAGATGCAGGTGGATATGAAACGGAGCGTTACTGGACCGATGAGGGATGGCGATGGCGCAACTTCCGTGAGGCAACGATGCCGCTCTTCTGGCGTAAGAGTGAGCAGGGATACCGTCTTCGTTTGGTGGCCGAGGAAATTGAGATGCCCTGGAACTGGCCGGTGGAGGTCAACTACCTTGAGGCAAAAGCATTTTGTAACTGGAAGAGCGAAGTCACCGGAAAAACCTTCCGTCTGCCTACCGAGGCAGAGTGGTACCGCCTGCAGCAGGTGTCACGATTGGATGATCTGCCGGAGTGGGGTACCGCACCGGGTAACATCGGTTTGGAACATTATGCCTCTCCCTGTCCGGTTGATCTGTTCGAACAGGGAGACTTCTACGATGTGGTCGGCAACGTGTGGCAGTGGACCGAGACACCCATCACCGGTTATCCGGGCTTCAAGGTGCATCCGATGTATGATGATTTCTCCACGCCCACCTTCGACGGGAAGCACAACCTGATCAAAGGAGGCTCCTGGATCTCTACTGGCAACGAGGCGACACTGCATGCACGCTATGCCTTCCGTCGTCATTTCTACCAGCATGCCGGCTTCCGCTACATTGAGAGCGATGCACCTTTAAAGATACAACAGGCCGACTACATAACCGAGGAGGATGTTACCCGTTCCTGTGAACAGAACTGGGGCGAGACAATTGCAGGAGAAAACAATTTCGCCGTGAGTCTGGCTCACCTGGCGGGTAAACTGTTGCCGGACAATCCTGAAGCACGTGTGCTGGACCTGAACACCGATACGGGGCGGCTCGCCTTCGAGTTGGCGAAGCAGTTTCGTAATGTCACCGCCCTTGATTTCACTGCCCGCATGATCCGTGTGCCCATTCAGTTGCAGGAACAGGGATACGTGCGCTATACGATGAAAGATGAAGGAGAGTTGCTTTTCTATCGTGACATTGTACTTTCAGATTATGGTTTGTCTGAAACCAGAGAACATATCCTCTTCATGCAGGCAGATGCGATGAACCTGAAACCGATCTTTACGGGGTATGACCTGATTATATTGCCCAACCTCCTGGAGGAGCTGAGCGACCCGCTGCATTTCCTGTCGGAAATTCATTCAAGGTTGAATAATGGGGGATATCTGTTGCTTGCATCTACTTACGAGTGGGATCCCGAGAGGACCCCGCGTGACAAATGGCCGGGAGGGTTTAAGCGTGATGGTGAACCGGTTACCTCACTCGATGGTATCCGTGAGGCCTTGGCACCTCAATTCACGCTCTGTTGCGAACCGGAAGAGATTGTACTTCACATCAAAAAATCGACCCGCATCAGTGAGCAACGCAACGTGCAGGTCACTGTATGGAAGAAAAATGAGTAG
- a CDS encoding diacylglycerol kinase family lipid kinase: protein MEKEKVCLIINPISGTESKKNIPEMVAAAFDQKKYDLVIRITGYPGHATEIARQAVKEKYRYVITAGGDGTVNEVARTLVNSDTTLGIIPFGSGNGLARELDIPMDAEKALEIILSGKNRTIDYGVANDQIFFCTCGFGFDAFISDKFAEEKKRGPLGYLRNILESAVDFKSEEYELTHDEGTLTERAFVLTCANASQYGNEAYIAPGASMDDGKMNVSILKPLNALEIPQTTLQLFTRNIDKNSKMTTLVTQKLTIRRKKKGLMHVDGEPVETGREINVEIIQKGLKVLVPSEKKKKKEAENIFSSLTRWFNE, encoded by the coding sequence ATGGAAAAAGAAAAAGTCTGCCTGATCATCAATCCAATCTCTGGAACTGAGTCGAAGAAGAACATACCAGAGATGGTTGCTGCCGCCTTCGATCAAAAGAAGTATGACCTGGTGATTCGCATCACCGGCTATCCGGGTCATGCCACCGAGATTGCTCGTCAGGCAGTAAAGGAGAAATACCGCTATGTGATCACAGCCGGTGGTGATGGCACGGTGAACGAGGTAGCCCGTACGTTGGTCAACAGCGACACCACGCTCGGCATCATCCCGTTCGGTTCCGGCAACGGACTGGCCCGAGAACTGGATATTCCAATGGATGCGGAGAAAGCCCTTGAAATCATCCTCAGCGGGAAGAACCGCACCATCGATTATGGGGTGGCCAACGACCAAATTTTCTTCTGTACTTGTGGTTTTGGATTTGACGCCTTTATCAGCGATAAGTTTGCAGAAGAGAAAAAGAGAGGACCCTTGGGTTACCTCCGCAATATCCTGGAGAGTGCAGTTGATTTTAAGTCAGAAGAATATGAACTGACACACGATGAGGGTACACTCACCGAGCGGGCTTTCGTGCTCACCTGTGCCAATGCCTCACAATATGGCAACGAAGCCTATATCGCCCCCGGTGCCAGTATGGACGATGGTAAAATGAACGTCTCCATTCTCAAGCCGCTCAACGCACTGGAGATACCACAGACCACGCTGCAGCTCTTCACCAGGAACATCGACAAGAACAGCAAGATGACCACGTTAGTTACCCAAAAGCTGACCATCCGTCGTAAAAAAAAGGGGCTGATGCATGTCGATGGAGAGCCGGTAGAGACTGGCCGTGAGATCAACGTTGAGATCATACAAAAAGGACTGAAGGTGCTTGTGCCCTCAGAAAAGAAAAAGAAAAAAGAGGCAGAGAACATTTTCAGTTCCCTGACTCGCTGGTTTAACGAGTAA
- a CDS encoding GNAT family N-acetyltransferase translates to MNRLYSLDQINYPKFRGKIIDLYLHAFTSGEYAQYVDRATAGSTLDNLVRKGWGKMLFVGDRLAGVVLAMSLLHDIDFPTATLPMILHEHTLYISEVMVYADFRGRGIAQQMVNELLEVSGDSFTDAVIRVWDRNEPALALYRKLGFKPVASIWQTKLEAPGRPFEMRKIYLHRSIRSTDRVK, encoded by the coding sequence ATGAATCGACTCTATTCGCTTGATCAGATCAACTATCCCAAATTCCGCGGCAAGATCATCGACCTTTACCTGCATGCCTTCACCAGTGGTGAGTATGCCCAGTATGTTGATCGGGCAACTGCGGGATCAACACTGGATAACCTTGTCCGAAAAGGGTGGGGCAAAATGCTGTTTGTGGGTGACAGATTGGCGGGAGTGGTGTTGGCGATGTCATTGTTGCACGATATTGATTTTCCTACTGCAACGTTGCCGATGATATTACATGAGCATACGCTTTATATCAGTGAGGTGATGGTGTATGCCGATTTCCGTGGCCGGGGGATTGCCCAACAGATGGTGAACGAGTTGCTGGAGGTGTCTGGTGACTCCTTTACTGATGCAGTGATTCGTGTATGGGATCGGAACGAACCGGCACTGGCGCTTTACCGAAAGCTTGGGTTTAAACCGGTTGCATCTATCTGGCAGACAAAGCTGGAGGCTCCCGGCCGCCCGTTCGAAATGAGAAAGATTTATCTGCATAGGAGTATTCGTTCTACAGATAGAGTGAAATGA